The genomic window TGTTTGCCGGTGTTTTTTTAGCAGGTGATATTGCACTGTGGAACCTATCTTTTACGTATACAACTGTTGCTAACGCAAACCTATTGACTAATTTAACTCCGTTCACAGTAATCCCTTTGTCTTTCTTTCTTTTTAAGGAGAAGATTCCTCGCCTTTTTCCAATCGGCGCAGGTCTGACTATTCTAGGGGTTTTTCTATTAATTGGTGGAAAAGCTGTTCCTTCATCGGCTAGTTACTTTGGTGATTTTTTAGCATTGTGTGCTTCTTTTTTCTACGCCGGCTTTTTACTGATTTGTTATCATCTTAGAGATCACTTGAGTAGTGGCATTATCATGTTCATCAGCGGCATTGGAACCACCATCAGTCTGTTTTTTACTGCAGGAGCTGTGGAGGGGCTTCGTATTCCTGTGACTTGGTCAGCTATTTGGCCTATTCTGGGGTTAACGATTTGTCTACAAGTAATAGGGCATAATTTACTCGCTTATTGTCAAGGGAAAATCAGTGTCAATCTTTCTTCTGTTATCTGTTTGGCACAGCCGGCAATTGCTTCGGTTTATTCCTTCATTTTCTTTGCTGAAAAAATAACAACAAAAGAGATGATGGGCATAGTGATTGTCATATTTGGCGTTTATCTGGTCAAAATGCAGTATAGTAAAAAAACAGAGAGTAGCCCTGAACGACAGTTGGAGCAGTCTATAAACAAATAAAGAACGTACATTCCCGTTTTCTCGCACAAATCAGTGTCTCATGCTATAATAAGTCAGATAGCGAAGAGAGGAACAAGCGAATGAATGAACGAATAAAGCACAAACTGGCGTTACTTCCTGATCAGCCGGGCTGCTATCTGATGAAAGATAAACATGGCACGGTAATCTATGTAGGGAAAGCCAAAATATTAAAAAATCGTGTCCGCTCCTATTTTACAGGGAGCCATGATACTAAGACGGAACGCCTTGTCAGTGAAATCGAGGATTTCGAATATATTGTCACAGAATCGAATATTGAGGCCCTGTTACTGGAAATCAATCTGATTCACAAAAATGATCCAAAATATAACATCATGTTGAAGGATGATAAAAGCTATCCTTTTATTAAGATAACCAACGAAGCTTACCCGAGATTATTGATTACTCGGAAAGTCTTGAAGGATAAGGCGCTATATTTTGGGCCTTACCCAGATGTAAAAGCGGCAAATGATACAAAACGTTTGTTGGATCGGCTGTTCCCTTTGCGGAAATGTAAGGTCCTGCCAAAAGAAGTTTGCCTTTATTACCATATGGGCCAATGTTTGGCTCCTTGTGTTTTTGATATTCCCAAAGAGAAATATACTGAAATGGTCGGAGAGATTCGTCGCTTTCTTAATGGCGGCTATCCTGAAATCCAAAAACAGCTGGAGGATAAGATGTCATCAGCCGCTGAAAAGATGGAATTCGAGAAGGCGGCAGAGTATCGTGATTTAATCAAATCGATCGAAACAGTCATGACGCGTCAGAAGATGACGAATGCGGATTTAGTGGATAGAGATGTCTTTGGCTATGCCGTGGACAAGGGCTGGATGTGTGTTCAGGTTTTCTTCATCCGTCAAGGAAAGCTGATCGAACGGGATGTTTCGATTTTTCCATTTTATGATGAAGCTGAAGATGATTTCCTAACATTTATTGGTCAGTTTTATCAGGAGAATGAGCATTTTATTCCTAAAGAGGTATTGATACCCGATAACATTGATAAAGAAAGTGTAGAAGCTTTGTTGGCAACAAAAGTCATTCAGCCGCAACGGGGAGAAAAGAAGAAGCTTGTGAAGCTGGCAGGAAAAAATGCAACGGTTGCTTTACAGGAAAAATTTGATTTAATTGTTCGCAAACAGGAACGCACGATTGGTGCGGTGGAACGACTGGGTGATGCTATGAATATTCCCGTGCCTATACGGATCGAAGCCTTTGATAACTCGAATATTATGGGGACAGATCCGGTTTCTGCAATGGTGGTCTTTATTGATGGCAAGCCTGCGAAAAAGGAATACCGAAAATATAAGATAAAGACGGTCAAAGGGCCGGATGATTATGCGTCAATGCGAGAGGTTATCTATCGTCGCTATTCTCGTGTGCTCAAAGAAGGACTGCCGTTTCCAGATTTGATTGTGATCGATGGAGGAAAAGGCCAGGTAGATGTCGCAAGAGATGTTCTTGCCAATCAGCTTGGTTTGGATATCCCGATTGCCGGTTTGGCTAAAAATGACAAGCATAAAACCAGTGAATTATTATTTGGTCCAGAGCTCTCAGTCATTCCATTAGAAAGAAATTCACAGGAATTTTTCTTACTGCAAAGAATTCAGGATGAAGTCCATCGATTTGCGATTACTTTCCATCGTCAGCTTAGAAGTAAAAACAGCTTTGCTTCCAAATTGGATGATATTGAAGGGTTAGGTCCAAAACGAAAGAAAGAACTCTTACGCCAATTCAAATCCTTGAAGAATATCACCGCTGCTTCTATTGAAGACTTGAGGCTGGCTGGACTCCCCAAGAACGTTGCCCAGAATGTATATAGTCATCTTCATGAGGGCGAGGATAAGGAAAATAAAGAATAGAAGAGCAAGGTATCCGCTGACTAACGGATATTTTGCTTTTTTTAGTATAGTGAGCTTTACAAAAATAGTAAAGTGAGCTATACTTTTTTTGTAAAGCCAGCTATACGTTTTTGGGAGGCGGTCCAATGCAAAATAAAATACAAGAATTAAGAAAAGCAAATAAAATCACACAAAGCGAATTAGCCGATGCAGTGAGCGTAACGAGGCAAACGATTATTTCGCTTGAAAATGGAAGGTACAATGCGTCTTTAGTGTTGGCGCATAAAATCGCTCAGTTTTTTGATCAGACGATCGAAGAAATTTTTGTGTTTGATTTAGAGGAGGAGAATATATGAAGTTTGGAATGAAATTCAACGGAGGACAAAATAAGGATTATAAGCGGACACTTCAGAACAGAAAAAGATTATTTGTAGGGATGATTGTTGTTGGCGCAATTATTAGTGCGTTGTCGTTCTTGCTTTTGAAATCAGGCGGTCATGAAGCTTCTTATACAAATGGTTTTGGCGTAGGACTGATTGCTATTGGAATTATTTTGTCATTCAAAAACAAGCAAATGTTGGATAACAAAGAAAAAATGGAAAAGAATAAGCGAGAAGAGTTTGACGAACGAAATATTGCGATTAATAATCAAGCGTTGATTACTGCTGTAAGAGTATTCATTCTCCTCCTTGTTTTGATAACAATAATAACTGCATTTGTGAAGCCCATCTACAGTGTGATATTTGCGACAATGATCAGTACGTATCTTTTGCTGTATTTGGCAGCATACATTTATCATCAGAGAAAAATGTAAAAAATTCTATTGACAGTAAAATGAGAATTCGCTATTATATCACTAAGTGATATATCACATGTTGATATATCCAAGGATGATATAGTGAGGGAATCTCAATGGAAGATACGCTGACAGATTCTAGTTATTTGATTTTACTTGCCTTACTTCAACCGCAGCACGGGTATGCGATCATGAAGCAAGTGAGTGCAGTCACAAACGGAACCATGTCGATCGGTCCGGCAAGTATGTATACGATCTTAAAGAAACTTCAAAAGAGCGGCTACATCACGTTGGAGGAAAATGACGAACGAAAGAAAATCTATCTGATTACTGAGCTGGGCTTGGAAGTGTTAGAAAGAGACATCAACCGCAGAAAGCTTCTTTATCAGGCTGGAGAATCTTTAGTTGCTGAGAAAAGGAGGGCAGAGAATGATTATTAATGGAAAAAAATATATTTTTTCACGAGGCGTTGCTTTTTATTCTGAAAGGGAAATGGAGATTTTAAAGGAACAGGCGCAACAAGGCTGGGCATTTCAAAAAATGAACGGATTTGGTCTGTTGAAGTTTTCTAAAGCAGCTCCGGAAAATAAAAAATTCTCTGTCGACTTTTTCTCTGGTTCAAAGGATGAGCTTGATGAATACCTAAGTATTTATGCAGAGGCTGGTTGGACGTATGTTGCTACGTATAAGAAAAAATATTTCTATTTCAAAGCAGACCCATACACACCGACTATTTATTCAGATGAAGAAAGCTACGGAATGAGGATGTATAAAGAATGGATTTGGATGTTCTGGCAGAATCTATTTTGTATACCAATCGGACTAATTTTTATTTGGTTGACTATCCAGATGGGAAAGTGGGACGTTCCACACACCACACTCTTTATTTCGCTAAGGATGTTTGTCATCTTTTTTGGTACATTTTTCACTGTTATGCCATTGGCGATAATTATCAATGTTATTTTTTCTCTTATCATCTACAAGGACCGAAAGAAGTTCTATGATCGACCGGAGCAATTTGCTAAGAAGCAAAAGTATTGGCGAGATATTATTGTATTGATGATCATTGGAGCAATCTTAGGTGCATTAATGAGCTATACAGGCTTGGCAGGATTTTAAAAAAATGGAGGAAAGAAGAATGAGTGAAAAAAGGTTTGATATCACCTTAAGAGAAAATCTCGGTGTCATTAAGGAACAAACGGTAATACTTGTTGATAAGGAAACAGGAGTAAACTATCTATTCGTTTCTCAAGGCTATGCCGGAGGATTAACACCTTTATTGGATGAGAATGGGAAACCGATAGTTACAAAATAGAAAAGACGAGTCAAAATTAGGAGGGTATGAAATGTTAGAAGTTAAAAATTTGGTTAAAACATTTGGCGATTTCACAGCAGTAGATGATATTTCTTTTGAAATACCAGATGGAAAAATTTTAGGATTGATCGGACAGAATGGTGCTGGGAAAACAACTACCTTTCGCTTGATCCTGGATTTTTTGACACAAGACAAAGGAACAGTATTATGGAATGGCCACGAGCTAACTGAAAAGGATTATAACGACATTGGTTACCTTCCAGAAGAAAGAGGATTGTATCCGAAAGTCAGCATTGAAGAACAATTGATTTATTTTGCGGAATTACGTGGGAAAAGTAAACAGGAAATCAAACCAAAAATTGATGAATGGATGGAAAAATTCAAAGTCAAAGGGAAGAAAACAGATAAAGTAAAATCATTGTCCAAAGGGAATCAGCAAAAAGTCCAGCTGATTGCAACGCTGATTCATGAGCCGAAGTTGGTTATTTTGGATGAGCCGTTTAGTGGGTTGGACCCAGTCAATGCTGAGCTTTTGAAGGACGGAATCATTGAGTTGAAGCAAAAAGGTTCCTGTGTTATCTTCTCCAGCCATAATATGGATAATGTAGAAAAAATTTGTGATCATTTGCTGATGCTTCGAAGCGGAAAAATTGTTCTTAACGGGAAAGTTCATGAGATTCGTGAAAGCTTCGGTAGAACAAAAGTCTTCTTGGAGTCCTCGCTTTCAGCTGAGGAAGTGGCTTCGATTGATGGAGTCAGCTCTGCAATTAAACGTGGAGATGGTATTGTGGATGCAACGTTGAGTGATCCGAAGGCCGGTGAAGAAATCTTTACCAGAGCAACACAATTCGGTTATATCCCAATGTTCAATCAACAACCACCAACCTTAGAAGAGATATTCAAGATGAAAGCAGGTGAACCAAATGAATAAATTTTGGGTAATCGCACTAGACGTATATAAGAAAAATATTAAATCGGTGTCCTTTGTAATCATGATTTTAGCACCATTTCTATTGATGGGTGTCATGTATGCAGCAATCTCTTTTTCAGGCGGATTCTCTGGTCCTGATAAGATTGCGATCGTTTCTGATGATACGGCTTTGGCAGGACAACTAAGCCAGGTCGAACTGGATGATTTTGAATTTAAGACAGTTGACTCTCAAAAGGATGCTGAAAAGCAATTGAAAAAAGGCGACATTGAAGCTTTCCTTGTATTGGATTCAGAAAATGAAGAGATCAAAGGGAAATTGTACTCTGAGTCTTCTATGGGTTCTATGACAGATTTGACGATCCAACAGCTCTTGAACGGGATTCAAACGTCTATTAATGCGGGCAAGTTGAACCTGACAGCAGAACAGGTAGCGAGCCTACAGCAACCGGCAAGCTTTGAAAAAGCCAAGGTCAACTTTGGTGAAGATGGAAAAATGACAACAGGAATCGATAATACAGCGGTTCAATCTGCAATCTCTTTTGTTTTGACAATTGTTCTATGGATCATTATTATGACTTATGCATCAATCATTGCGCAGGAGATTGCTTCTGAAAAAGGAACACGGATTATGGAAGTCATTCTTTCAAGTACACGAGCACAAACGCATTTTTACGGTAAATTAACAGGGGTCATCTTAGTTGCTTTCACACAAATTCTGATTTATGCAGTTGGTGTGGTTATTGGCTATAATCAGTTTAAAGATTTAGACATGGTTAAGGACTTTTTAGCTAGCTTCTCTTTAGATATGATTTTAGGAAGCTTCTTATGGTTCACACTTATCTTTATTATTTTGGGTATCTTTGTTTATTCTGTATTGGCAGCATTGTGTGGTTCCCTGGTTTCAAAACCGGAAGACACACCAAAGGCTGTACAACCAATTATCTATCTGGCAATGATTGGTTACTTCATTGGGCTGTCATTGGGAGCAACAGATCCTCAGAATATTATCATCAAGGTTACTTCTTATATACCGATGATTTCTTCGTTCATTATGCCGATTCGTTTAGCGACGGAAACAGCATCCATGACAGAAGGATTTATCTCGCTAGCTGTTCTGTTGGTTTTCGGTATTTTACTGACGTTATTCTCAGCGAAACTATACAAATCCAACGTGCTGGTTTACAGTGAAGGCGGCATGCTGAAATCACTGAAACAATCACTTTCTATTTTAAGAAACGAACAAAAGAAAGCCTAAATTAAAAGGCACTACTCATTGATTGCATATCGCTGAGTAGTGCCTTTTTTTTGCTCTATTTTCTTTTCGGTGTGGTCTTTCTCTCGATCAATGCGATGTCTAATGACCGTTTTGGAAGAGAGGCTTCATTCAATTCATTATAGATATGAATAAATGAGTTTTTTGCCTGGTGGTTGATTGAATAGTCAACCGTAGTCATGTGCATCAGTTTGCTGACGAGGCTATTATCAAAGCCAATCACTGCCACATCTTCAGGCACTTCATACCCTAAATTTTGCAGCTCTGAGATAAACTCAGCGGCCACAGAATCTGTGTAAAAGGCCATGGCTTCCGGTTTATCTTTCATGTGGTGCCATTGATAAGCCATCTTCATCCCACTACTTTCACGCATTGGATCATAAAAGACCCAATCGTGATTAACCTCAAGACCTGTTTTTTTGTAAAAACTGTCAATCGCTTTAATACGAGCCTTAGTGTTTAGATTTTCAGGATTGCCCATAACATGTCCGATTTTTTCATAGCCTTTGGAATGAAGATACTCGAGAGAATTGAAATACCCGGAATAATGGTCAACATAGGCAGAATAGACACGCTTCGAATCAACTCGGTGCCAAGTTGAGATAGGACCGTACATTGTGTATGGCTCGATTACATCCCACTCATTCGCTCTAGTCAGGATGAAGATACCATCTAGCTGTTTGTACTTCATCTGATTCAGTGCATCAATCTCTTTTCTTTTGTCTCCGTCGGTAAAATAGACAGTTACATAGTAATTATAAGATTTTGCGATAGAAATAAAATTGCTTAAAAATATACCTAACAAATCAAAGTACCCATGTGCGAGGAATCCAATTGTTTTTGTTTCGCCGCTTTGTAGATTTCTGGCAATTAAATTAGGAGAGTAGGCCAACTTTTCCATTGCTTCAAGGACCTTCTCACGGCTCTCCTTGCTGACATAGCCATTTCCGGAGATGACTCTGGAAACAGTTGATTTTGATACATTTGCTACTTTTGCGACGTCTATGATCGTTGGCATGAATAAATTCTCCTCCAAATTTATTTGGGAATAGTTTAGATTACAGAAAACAGCTTAACAGAGCAAGTGTTCGGGAAACTCTACGGACTTAATCATTCTCCACAATAAGCTAAAAGTTGTCCTGAGGTAAATAGCATTAACTGCCAATTTTTCTAATTGTTCTGAAGTTGATCTAGCTTACTCAGTTTTTTGTCTAGCTTTACAAGTCAGCTCAGTCGGTGATAAGATAAACTGATTTCAGTGATAAAGGGCATCACTGAATCAGTTTCCTTTATCACTCGTGAGCTAGGCGACTTGTTCAGCTTTTCTATTTGTCTAGCTTCATGAACTAGCTCCTCTTAACAATAAGCCAAAACGTGTCCTGAGGTAAAGGACACCGCACGCCAGTTTTACCTTATTGCTCGGGAGCTGGACGAGTTCATTCAGCTTTTCTATTTAGTATACTGGATATTATCTTTGACTTCAATTATGGAAATGGTAGAGAAGTGGTGTTTAACAGGGAAAATAAAAAAAGTTTATAAAAGCGCTTGACATGGGAATGTTCCCACAAATTAGAATGTAAATGTAAACGATATCAGAGTGACATCTGAAAAAACACCAGGAGGGAACTATATGTCAAGAGGAGCACTAAAAATCGCAACAATTGGTGGAGGTTCAAGTTATACACCTGAATTGATTGAAGGTTATATCAAACGTAAAGATGAACTGCCAATCAAAGAAATCTGGTTAGTAGATATCGAAGCAGGAAAAGAAAAATTGGAAATCGTTGGCGAAATGGCGAAACGTATGGTTAAAGCAGCTGGCTTAGACTGGGAAGTTCATTTGACGTTGGACCGTCGTGCAGCATTGAAAGATGCAGACTTTGTTTCTACACAATTCCGTGTTGGTTTATTGGAAGCACGTATTAAAGATGAGCGTATTCCGCTATCTCATGGTGTTTTAGGCCAAGAAACAAATGGGGCAGGTGGGATGTTTAAAGCATTCCGTACAATTCCGATTAT from Enterococcus sp. 9E7_DIV0242 includes these protein-coding regions:
- a CDS encoding DMT family transporter, producing MKNRGNQTNDVILALVAVSFLATGGIFVKFSQLPPINTGFYRVLFSLPILGLLVRKELKGIAKRDWLLLLFAGVFLAGDIALWNLSFTYTTVANANLLTNLTPFTVIPLSFFLFKEKIPRLFPIGAGLTILGVFLLIGGKAVPSSASYFGDFLALCASFFYAGFLLICYHLRDHLSSGIIMFISGIGTTISLFFTAGAVEGLRIPVTWSAIWPILGLTICLQVIGHNLLAYCQGKISVNLSSVICLAQPAIASVYSFIFFAEKITTKEMMGIVIVIFGVYLVKMQYSKKTESSPERQLEQSINK
- the uvrC gene encoding excinuclease ABC subunit UvrC, with the protein product MNERIKHKLALLPDQPGCYLMKDKHGTVIYVGKAKILKNRVRSYFTGSHDTKTERLVSEIEDFEYIVTESNIEALLLEINLIHKNDPKYNIMLKDDKSYPFIKITNEAYPRLLITRKVLKDKALYFGPYPDVKAANDTKRLLDRLFPLRKCKVLPKEVCLYYHMGQCLAPCVFDIPKEKYTEMVGEIRRFLNGGYPEIQKQLEDKMSSAAEKMEFEKAAEYRDLIKSIETVMTRQKMTNADLVDRDVFGYAVDKGWMCVQVFFIRQGKLIERDVSIFPFYDEAEDDFLTFIGQFYQENEHFIPKEVLIPDNIDKESVEALLATKVIQPQRGEKKKLVKLAGKNATVALQEKFDLIVRKQERTIGAVERLGDAMNIPVPIRIEAFDNSNIMGTDPVSAMVVFIDGKPAKKEYRKYKIKTVKGPDDYASMREVIYRRYSRVLKEGLPFPDLIVIDGGKGQVDVARDVLANQLGLDIPIAGLAKNDKHKTSELLFGPELSVIPLERNSQEFFLLQRIQDEVHRFAITFHRQLRSKNSFASKLDDIEGLGPKRKKELLRQFKSLKNITAASIEDLRLAGLPKNVAQNVYSHLHEGEDKENKE
- a CDS encoding helix-turn-helix transcriptional regulator; its protein translation is MQNKIQELRKANKITQSELADAVSVTRQTIISLENGRYNASLVLAHKIAQFFDQTIEEIFVFDLEEENI
- a CDS encoding PadR family transcriptional regulator → MEDTLTDSSYLILLALLQPQHGYAIMKQVSAVTNGTMSIGPASMYTILKKLQKSGYITLEENDERKKIYLITELGLEVLERDINRRKLLYQAGESLVAEKRRAENDY
- a CDS encoding DUF2812 domain-containing protein yields the protein MIINGKKYIFSRGVAFYSEREMEILKEQAQQGWAFQKMNGFGLLKFSKAAPENKKFSVDFFSGSKDELDEYLSIYAEAGWTYVATYKKKYFYFKADPYTPTIYSDEESYGMRMYKEWIWMFWQNLFCIPIGLIFIWLTIQMGKWDVPHTTLFISLRMFVIFFGTFFTVMPLAIIINVIFSLIIYKDRKKFYDRPEQFAKKQKYWRDIIVLMIIGAILGALMSYTGLAGF
- a CDS encoding DUF6440 family protein, which gives rise to MSEKRFDITLRENLGVIKEQTVILVDKETGVNYLFVSQGYAGGLTPLLDENGKPIVTK
- a CDS encoding ABC transporter ATP-binding protein, yielding MLEVKNLVKTFGDFTAVDDISFEIPDGKILGLIGQNGAGKTTTFRLILDFLTQDKGTVLWNGHELTEKDYNDIGYLPEERGLYPKVSIEEQLIYFAELRGKSKQEIKPKIDEWMEKFKVKGKKTDKVKSLSKGNQQKVQLIATLIHEPKLVILDEPFSGLDPVNAELLKDGIIELKQKGSCVIFSSHNMDNVEKICDHLLMLRSGKIVLNGKVHEIRESFGRTKVFLESSLSAEEVASIDGVSSAIKRGDGIVDATLSDPKAGEEIFTRATQFGYIPMFNQQPPTLEEIFKMKAGEPNE
- a CDS encoding ABC transporter permease, with amino-acid sequence MNKFWVIALDVYKKNIKSVSFVIMILAPFLLMGVMYAAISFSGGFSGPDKIAIVSDDTALAGQLSQVELDDFEFKTVDSQKDAEKQLKKGDIEAFLVLDSENEEIKGKLYSESSMGSMTDLTIQQLLNGIQTSINAGKLNLTAEQVASLQQPASFEKAKVNFGEDGKMTTGIDNTAVQSAISFVLTIVLWIIIMTYASIIAQEIASEKGTRIMEVILSSTRAQTHFYGKLTGVILVAFTQILIYAVGVVIGYNQFKDLDMVKDFLASFSLDMILGSFLWFTLIFIILGIFVYSVLAALCGSLVSKPEDTPKAVQPIIYLAMIGYFIGLSLGATDPQNIIIKVTSYIPMISSFIMPIRLATETASMTEGFISLAVLLVFGILLTLFSAKLYKSNVLVYSEGGMLKSLKQSLSILRNEQKKA
- a CDS encoding LacI family DNA-binding transcriptional regulator, translated to MPTIIDVAKVANVSKSTVSRVISGNGYVSKESREKVLEAMEKLAYSPNLIARNLQSGETKTIGFLAHGYFDLLGIFLSNFISIAKSYNYYVTVYFTDGDKRKEIDALNQMKYKQLDGIFILTRANEWDVIEPYTMYGPISTWHRVDSKRVYSAYVDHYSGYFNSLEYLHSKGYEKIGHVMGNPENLNTKARIKAIDSFYKKTGLEVNHDWVFYDPMRESSGMKMAYQWHHMKDKPEAMAFYTDSVAAEFISELQNLGYEVPEDVAVIGFDNSLVSKLMHMTTVDYSINHQAKNSFIHIYNELNEASLPKRSLDIALIERKTTPKRK